The window TTTCGTACGGTCCGCAGCATATCAAAAACCCTAAACCGCCTTACAGGAGGAAATTGTCCATGAATAGAACAGAGGTCACGAAGGCTATTGCTGCCTTGTTGTTCGGTTACGCCCTCGCTTCACCCGCTTGGGCGCAGGAAGAACAGAAACCGGAAGCCGCGGCTCCGGCACCGAAGGTTTCCGACATCGTAGGGTACGACAAGGGATTCTACATTCAATCCGCGGATGGGAAGTTCAAGCTCGTTACGGGCGGTTACATTCAGGGAGCCTTTAACGGCCAGATCGCCGAAAGCGGATCCGAGACCGACACGTTCCGCATTCGCCGCGCACGGCTGAAATGGTACGGACATCTGTTCAGCAAGAACGTCCAGTATCAGGCGGAGTACGATTTTTCGAGCAGCAAGAATCTGAGCACCTATCTTCAGCTCGTTCACTCCGATCCGTTCAAAGTTCGCGTCGGGCAATGGAAAGTGCCGTTCAACCTCGAGGGAATCGCATCCGGTTCGGTGCAGCAGTTCGTGGATCGTTCGATCGCGCATTCCTTCTTCGGCGTTCCTGACGAACGCGAGATCGGATTCGGATTCAACGGGACGCTGATGGATAAATGGCTGGAATACGAAGTCGCGGCGATGAACGGGGAAGGGATCAACACGCTGAACCAGAACAATGAATTCCGATATGTCGGTCGGTTGGTTGCCAACTTAAAGGGCCACCATGGCCTCGAATTCTGCGACACGAAGAACAGCGACGAGCCCAATGTCGCATTCGCCGTCGCGGGAATGTACAACGATACGCTCGACCCATCTACGGGCACACCCCCCACCGACGAAATGAAAGTGACGTCGATCACGGCCGATCTGAGCGCGAAATTTCGCGGTTTCGGCGCACACGGCGCTTTCTATTACATGAACACAAAACCCGATGCCGGCGGCAGCACCCACGACAAGGGGTTCCTGGCTCAAGGCGGTTATTTCGTCATGCCGGAG is drawn from Bdellovibrionota bacterium and contains these coding sequences:
- a CDS encoding porin: MNRTEVTKAIAALLFGYALASPAWAQEEQKPEAAAPAPKVSDIVGYDKGFYIQSADGKFKLVTGGYIQGAFNGQIAESGSETDTFRIRRARLKWYGHLFSKNVQYQAEYDFSSSKNLSTYLQLVHSDPFKVRVGQWKVPFNLEGIASGSVQQFVDRSIAHSFFGVPDEREIGFGFNGTLMDKWLEYEVAAMNGEGINTLNQNNEFRYVGRLVANLKGHHGLEFCDTKNSDEPNVAFAVAGMYNDTLDPSTGTPPTDEMKVTSITADLSAKFRGFGAHGAFYYMNTKPDAGGSTHDKGFLAQGGYFVMPEKLELGARIARVFVDGGGDTGEYTLGLNYYMFKAHHVKFQFDYSALTTEDGVAAGDDRLDHRVRAQLQVKI